From Elstera cyanobacteriorum:
TCTTGACTGCCGCCGGGCCAAGCGTAGCGCGTCTTTTCCAGCCGGTCGATGGCTTCCAGCCGGTCGATTCGACCGTCTTTCAGCGCTTCTTCAACCCAGACGGGTTCGACATGGGCGCGAATGCGACGGTCATCCGAGGTCAGCAACCGGTCTAGGATCGGCAGCGCCGTGCTGCGCCGATCAGTCTTCAGCATCACCTTAGCGCGGATGAAATCGGCTTCGCCCCGCGCGTCCATCGGGGCATCGGGACGGGCAAGAAGATCGGTATACGCCAGCGCCCGGCGGGCATCGCCTACCTTTTCCGCCGCTTCCGCCGCCAGCAGCGCCAGTTTGGCGCGCATCGGCATTGGGTAGGTCTCAGGAATACCACCCGCCCGGCGGAACAAATCATCCGCCGCCTGCCACGACTCGATCTGGGCCGAGGCCGCCGCGCGCCACAACAGGGCTTCCGGGTCACTATCGAGGCGTTTGTCCGACAAATCGGGCAGCGCCTGCGTCCCTTCTTCGCGCATTACGCGCACAGCGCCGCGTAGGGCCAGCAGCGCCGGGTCGGTCGCCAGCGCGGGCGTCATGCGGGCGATATGCTCCAGCACACCCAAAGCATCGGCATATTGCCCCTGCGCCACAAAGAACTGCGCCAGATCGAAGCGGGCCGACGGACGACGGAGATCATCGGTATCCGTCACCGCCGTCATCAGGCGCTGGCGGGTCTCGAGGAATGCGTCGTCCGCAATTTTCCACTTGGCGAAATCATAGGCCTTCACCGACCCGGGTCGCCCCGGAATCTGCGACAGGCTGAGCGAGGCACCGATAGAAACGGCGCTCGGCGTTACGCGAATGTCGACCGTATCCGCCTTGGGAACGATTAGCGCGCCCGCTAGGGTGCGCGGCAGCGAGACTTGGGCAAAATCGCGCGGCGTATCGATCCCGCGCGTCGTCTGCGGGAGCGCGATGAAGCGCCAAATCGCGCCGGTATCGGGATCGGTCGCTGAAATCGGGTAGGAAGCCTGGGCAACGCCAAGCGTCACCAAACCGCCTTCGGCGTCGGACGTGACCGTAACGGCCGAATCCGGGCGGCCCGAGCCTTTCGGGCGCAGCAGAACGACCAACGCCCCCTCTTCCCGGCTGAGCGCCGGGATCAGGCCCGCTGGAACCGTTAGGCGGATCAGCGAGCCGTGGGCAGCTTGCAACTGCGCCGGTTCAACCCGGCTGCGCAGGCGCGCGACTGCCGTCAGGTCGGCGGCCAGCGGTGCCCCGAAGGCAAGATAAAGCTGATCGTCGCGCAAATAGGCCGCTGCAGGCGCCGCAGTCGGTACGCGAATGGTGACGGACTTATCGACTGCCTGCACCGCCGTTAGCGTGATCGGCTGCACCGGCGTCATCGCGGGTGGCGCAATCAACGGCTCGACCGGCGCCTTCGGCGGCACATTCACGGGGGCCGGCGGCGGCGTTTGCGGGGCGGGCGCGGCGGCAACGGCTTGGGGTTGCGGCTGCGGTGTCTGCACCACCTGGACCGGTGCGGCCGCGGGCAGCGACGCGGTGACTTTCGACGCCCCTGCCGGGCCGTTTGGCGGGGCCTGCACGTCCAACAGAATGCGCGTGCCGATCTTCCGATCAACCAGCTTCGCGTTCGGCGGCAATGACAAAGCGAATTCCGTGGCGCTGCCATTGGTCGCCGCATCGACGGCACCAATCGATTTGGTCGCCCGGCGGCGGATATCCGCAAGATCGAACTGCCCGGCCTTATCGAAGGTAATGCGCGCCACCCCGTCCGCCGAGGTCACGCGATAATTCGTCCCCGCGGGCCAATCGAAAACGAAGCGCGTGAAGGTGCCATTATCGCCAACGTTAACCTTAATACGCGGCGCATCGCTCACCACTGGGGCCGCCTGCGGCGCAGCGGCCTGTGCAACCGGGGTCGGCGCGGGTTTTTCAGGGGCCGGGGTCAAAGCCGTCGGTGCCGCCACAGGCGCCGCTGCCGGTTGCGGCGCGGTCGCCGTTGCGACCGGCGCTGGCTGGCCCTTCTGTTCGACCATATCGATCACGGCCGCGCGTTCCGTGGTCGAGGTTTTCAACTGCACAGCCTTCAGCAGCGTAAAGGTTACGCTCCGCTGATCGGCCGAAACCTGCGGGTTACTGAGATAGCCATCGACCCCGCGCATGACCGCAGGCGATAAAGCACCATCGAACGGCGCTTCGAAGCGCACAATCAGT
This genomic window contains:
- a CDS encoding tetratricopeptide repeat protein; the protein is MQFWQVSDKRLSMVSFFPRRAHRALLLSSVAAAVLVLGTAAPAPVWAASARSALHDGYSRLVFDFGVAPKFTASVDGNQLIVRFEAPFDGALSPAVMRGVDGYLSNPQVSADQRSVTFTLLKAVQLKTSTTERAAVIDMVEQKGQPAPVATATAPQPAAAPVAAPTALTPAPEKPAPTPVAQAAAPQAAPVVSDAPRIKVNVGDNGTFTRFVFDWPAGTNYRVTSADGVARITFDKAGQFDLADIRRRATKSIGAVDAATNGSATEFALSLPPNAKLVDRKIGTRILLDVQAPPNGPAGASKVTASLPAAAPVQVVQTPQPQPQAVAAAPAPQTPPPAPVNVPPKAPVEPLIAPPAMTPVQPITLTAVQAVDKSVTIRVPTAAPAAAYLRDDQLYLAFGAPLAADLTAVARLRSRVEPAQLQAAHGSLIRLTVPAGLIPALSREEGALVVLLRPKGSGRPDSAVTVTSDAEGGLVTLGVAQASYPISATDPDTGAIWRFIALPQTTRGIDTPRDFAQVSLPRTLAGALIVPKADTVDIRVTPSAVSIGASLSLSQIPGRPGSVKAYDFAKWKIADDAFLETRQRLMTAVTDTDDLRRPSARFDLAQFFVAQGQYADALGVLEHIARMTPALATDPALLALRGAVRVMREEGTQALPDLSDKRLDSDPEALLWRAAASAQIESWQAADDLFRRAGGIPETYPMPMRAKLALLAAEAAEKVGDARRALAYTDLLARPDAPMDARGEADFIRAKVMLKTDRRSTALPILDRLLTSDDRRIRAHVEPVWVEEALKDGRIDRLEAIDRLEKTRYAWPGGSQEYIMLKRLADLYAQGAQMSEALRTLREAVTHFPQWAEADKLRDKMTDIFVGLYDGETAGKVPPLAALALYDDYRDLTPPGPRGDAMIQRLADRLVQIDLLDRAADLLTYQIDQRLSGVEKAKVGARLAVVLLLDRRPQDAVAAIDRSDAPNLPADLQQERRRLKARAFMDAGQADRGLSAIEGDVSREGELLRAQLFSRSQNWSEAAATLTRLAGSPSDRTMTPEREGLVVNLAIATALAGEPGMVARLRADFQPLMAQTPSASAFELLTGTTRQTATIDQTALAQRFTELDIFQRAMADYRQKMQQGRLSAIN